One Tripterygium wilfordii isolate XIE 37 chromosome 10, ASM1340144v1, whole genome shotgun sequence DNA segment encodes these proteins:
- the LOC120008087 gene encoding glucan endo-1,3-beta-glucosidase 3-like, whose protein sequence is MERAFVSCILLLLSVFSIADAGSIGVNYGRIANNLPSAVKVVKLLKSQGLDRVKVFDTDSSVLKALSGSKIKVTVDLPNELLSSVAGKQSFAYSWVQKNVAAYHPQTQIEAIAVGNEVFVDPQNTTKFLLPAMKNIQKALVKYNLDSSIKVSSPIALSALQNSYPSSAGSFRPELVETVFKPMLDFLRQTGSYLMVNAYPFFAFESNSDVISLDYALFRENPGVVDSGNGLRYFNLFDAQIDAVFAALSALKYDDVKVVVTETGWPSKGDENEIGASVENAAAYNGNLIRKILTGGGTPLRPKADLTVYLFALFNENEKTGPTSERNYGLFFPDQKRVYDIPFTLEGLSHYKDKRPPVSSGPQVSTPIGSGGVSKSSTANTWCVANTEVGRERLQHALDYACGEGKADCHPIQPGSSCYEPNSIEAHATYAFNSFYQKNKRAMGTCDFSGAAFVVSQPPRFGQCEFPTGY, encoded by the exons ATGGAGCGTGCATTTGTCTCTTGCATTCTCTTACTCCTCTCAGTTTTCTCCATTGCAG ATGCGGGTTCGATTGGGGTGAACTACGGCAGAATCGCAAACAATCTGCCTTCAGCAGTGAAAGTGGTGAAGCTACTCAAGTCACAGGGGTTGGACCGGGTCAAGGTGTTCGACACAGATTCGTCAGTTCTCAAGGCCTTGTCCGGGTCCAAGATCAAGGTCACCGTCGACTTGCCTAACGAGCTTCTCTCCTCCGTAGCGGGGAAACAGTCCTTTGCCTACTCATGGGTGCAGAAAAACGTCGCAGCATACCATCCACAAACTCAAATCGAAGCCATTGCAGTCGGCAACGAAGTCTTCGTGGATCCTCAGAACACCACGAAGTTTCTTTTACCCGCAATGAAGAACATTCAAAAAGCTCTGGTCAAATATAACCTTGATTCCTCCATTAAAGTCTCTTCCCCCATAGCACTCAGTGCTCTCCAGAACTCTTACCCATCTTCAGCCGGATCTTTCCGACCCGAACTAGTTGAAACGGTTTTCAAGCCAATGTTAGACTTCCTCCGCCAAACCGGTTCCTATCTCATGGTCAATGCGTACCCATTCTTCGCTTTTGAGTCAAACTCAGATGTCATTTCTCTAGATTATGCTTTGTTCAGAGAAAATCCAGGTGTGGTAGATTCAGGTAACGGGTTACGGTACTTCAACCTCTTCGATGCCCAAATCGACGCCGTTTTCGCAGCATTATCAGCTCTCAAGTACGACGACGTCAAGGTCGTTGTGACTGAAACCGGTTGGCCTTCAAAGGGTGATGAGAACGAAATCGGAGCAAGTGTAGAAAACGCCGCAGCTTACAACGGAAATCTTATCCGCAAGATTCTTACTGGTGGTGGGACGCCTTTGAGGCCCAAAGCAGATCTGACCGTTTATCTCTTCGCTCTTTTCAACGAAAACGAAAAGACCGGACCCACATCGGAGAGAAATTACGGGCTCTTTTTTCCTGACCAGAAAAGAGTCTACGACATTCCGTTCACTCTCGAGGGTCTGAGCCACTACAAGGACAAGAGGCCGCCGGTTTCATCTGGTCCACAAGTATCGACTCCAATCGGCAGTGGAGGAGTTTCAAAGAGTTCAACGGCGAACACTTGGTGCGTCGCGAATACAGAAGTGGGGAGGGAGAGGCTACAGCACGCTCTAGACTACGCCTGCGGTGAAGGTAAGGCGGACTGCCATCCGATCCAGCCTGGATCTTCTTGTTACGAGCCCAACTCGATCGAGGCCCACGCCACGTACGCATTCAACAGTTTTTACCAGAAGAATAAGCGCGCCATGGGTACCTGCGATTTCAGTGGCGCGGCTTTCGTAGTCAGCCAACCACCTA GGTTTGGTCAGTGCGAATTTCCAACAGGTTATTGA
- the LOC120006875 gene encoding small ubiquitin-related modifier 1-like, translated as MSGVTNPPPEDDKKPNDQSAHINLKVKGQDGNEVFFRIKRSTQMKKLMNAYCERQSVDFSSIAFLFDGRRLRAEYSPEELEMEDGDEIDAMLHQTGGFLSDTCRLRI; from the exons ATGTCAGGCGTGACAAATCCACCACCAGAGGATGATAAGAAGCCGAACGATCAGTCCGCTCACATCAACCTCAAAGTCAAGGGCCAG GATGGGAATGAAGTCTTCTTTAGGATCAAAAGAAGCACTCAAATGAAGAAGCTTATGAATGCATATTGTGAACGACAATCTGTGGACTTCAGCTCAATTGCCTTCTTATTTGATGGCCGCCGCCTGCGAGCAGAGTATTCTCCTGAGGAg CTAGAAATGGAGGATGGAGATGAAATCGATGCTATGTTGCACCAAACCGGTGGATTTTTATCGGACACATGCAGGCTGCGCATTTAG
- the LOC120006874 gene encoding AUGMIN subunit 2-like, whose protein sequence is MSMGSDPTWVGKKPLRRIGGMADALSIAADLGFSVSPPPTQEDLQNLSNGEKGDDLIRVLRDLTTVQRKIADLQVELQGRKDDKNVAHLTHVSEMEKKIETLARITTILKDVIQNKDRIIARLQQPYSLDCIPVEAEYQKQFSELLMKAAGDYSALTASVADFQWSQNFRESPSVWGEMLRPIPVALASCTRFFEAMSAMRESFTTLQNLRVGHSSLPATPSKDPSQRVSGDSDCVTPPPWRNESSFDDLAIKSLRRSELEGQEAEDISSEVGESNQVDGISHRRLSWPPSVKKSGM, encoded by the exons ATGTCGATGGGGAGTGACCCGACGTGGGTCGGCAAGAAGCCTCTCAGACGCATCGGGGGTATGGCCGATGCTCTCTCCATTGCTGCCGATCTCGGCTTCTCTGTCTCTCCTCCACCTACCCAG GAAGAcctccaaaatttatcaaatgGTGAAAAGGGCGATGACTTAATAAGAGTTTTAAGGGATTTAACTACTGTACAAAGAAAGATAGCGGATTTACAAGTGGAACTTCAAGGTCGAAAG GATGATAAGAATGTGGCACATTTGACACATGTGAGTGAAATGGAAAAGAAGATTGAGACTCTGGCAAGGATTACCACCATATTGAAAGATGTTATTCAGAACAAG GACCGCATCATAGCTCGTCTTCAGCAGCCATATTCACTAGATTGCATTCCAGTTGAAGCAGAATATCAG AAACAATTTTCAGAATTGCTGATGAAGGCTGCTGGTGATTACAGTGCCTTGACAGCTTCTGTTGCAGATTTCCAGTGGAGTCAAAACTTCAGGGAATCTCCCTCAGTATGGGGG GAAATGCTCCGTCCAATTCCTGTTGCTCTGGCATCATGCACTCGTTTTTTTGAAGCCATGTCTGCCATGAGAGAATCATTTACCACACTGCAAAATTTGAGAGTTGGTCATTCATCTTTACCTGCAACCCCATCCAAGGACCCATCCCAAAGAGTCTCAGGGGATTCAGACTGTGTGACtcctcctccatggagaaatGAATCTAGCTTTGATGACTTAGCTATCAAAAGCTTGAGAAGATCAGAACTTGAGGGACAAGAAGCAGAGGATATAAGTAGTGAAGTTGGTGAGTCTAATCAGGTTGATGGCATCAGTCACAGGAGATTGTCTTGGCCTCCATCAGTCAAAAAAAGTGGTATGTAG
- the LOC120007613 gene encoding RNA-dependent RNA polymerase 6-like: protein MGEERMEKDTVVTQISIGGFSNDVTAKDLMEYLEGAIGGVWRCRLKTSSTPPESYPNFDVIGDEDIQRTKEYKKVEPHAPHAFVHFATPGCVTEAVDAAGSCKLFWKGKPLKVSLGPENPFQLNQLRKDKIPFKLSNVIVEIGTVVSRDEFFVGWRGPSSGVDFLVDPFDGICKFCFTRDTAFSLKNSSEIAVMKCDFKVEFLVRDINVAKQYSDMSHLVVLLQLASPPHIWYRTADDDIEVSVPFDMLDDDDPWIRTTDFTSSGAIGRCNCYRVSIPPRHGAELERTMDYLRQRRVQEESLRRPLKILNETDFGLSMSDPFFCIHDKEGISFEIMFLVNAVMHKGIFNQHQLSDDFFDLIRNQSGEVNVATLKHVYNYRHPVVDAYKRLKIIQESFLKNPKLLRSRQQLEDLAEIRRLVITPTKAYCLPPEVEVSNRVLRKYKHVSDRFLRVTFTDEGMQKLNANVMTYYVASIVRDITSNSFPQKTRVFKRVRSILTDGFYLCGRKYSFLAFSANQLRDRSAWFFAEDEKLSVADIKNWMGRFTNRNIAKCAARMGQCFSSTYATVEVPLTEVNIELPDIERNGYVFSDGIGRITPDLAKEVADKLKLSTDAPSAYQIRYAGCKGVVACWPAQDDGIRLSLRPSMNKFHSKHTILEICAWTRFQPGFLNRQIVTLLSTLDVPDEIFWNMQDQMISKLNRILDDTDVAFDVLIASCAEQGNTAALMLSAGFKPQTEPHLQKMLISIRAAQLWGLREKARIFVPRGRWLMGCLDELGVLEQGQCFIQVSTPSLENCFLKHGSKFSETKTNLQVVEGFVVIAKNPCLHPGDIRILEAVDAPGLHHLHDCLIFPQKGDRPHTNEASGSDLDGDLYFVTWDEKLVPPSRRSWTPMQYDSAKPKQEGRPVRHQDIIEFFAKNMMDENLGTICNAHVVHADRSEYGALDEKCLKLAELAAIAVDFPKTGKIVTMPSHLKPKLYPDFMGKEEFLSYESTKILGRLYRNIIDAYDEDATSSKLNSIAGDIPYDSDLEVSEAADFISDAWEKKCSYDGQLNGLLGQYKVKSEEEVVTGFIWSMPNYNSRKQGDLTEKLKHSYTALKKEFRQEFEKINLGFEQLSDEQKNILYEQKASAWYQVTYHPEWVKKTMEMHDPDDGETALMLSFAWIAVDYLARLKIKHRDMASVDTANKPINSLVKYLADKI from the exons ATGGGCGAAGAACGAATGGAAAAGGATACGGTGGTAACTCAAATTAGCATCGGTGGATTCAGTAATGATGTAACAGCTAAAGATCTTATGGAGTACTTGGAGGGTGCCATTGGAGGTGTTTGGCGTTGTAGATTGAAGACCTCCTCGACTCCTCCCGAGTCCTATCCAAATTTTGACGTCATTGGCGATGAAGACATCCAAAGGACAAAGGAGTACAAGAAGGTGGAGCCGCATGCCCCACATGCCTTTGTGCATTTTGCGACTCCTGGATGTGTGACCGAGGCTGTGGATGCTGCAGGGAGTTGTAAGCTTTTCTGGAAGGGCAAGCCACTGAAGGTTAGTCTGGGTCCTGAAAACCCTTTCCAGCTGAACCAGCTAAGGAAAGATAAAATTCCATTTAAGTTATCGAATGTAATTGTGGAAATTGGGACTGTTGTCAGCCGCGACGAGTTCTTTGTTGGATGGAGAGGACCATCTTCTGGAGTTGATTTTTTGGTGGATCCATTTGATGGGATATGCAAATTTTGTTTCACAAGGGATACTGCTTTCTCTCTCAAGAATTCTTCCGAGATTGCAGTGATGAAATGTGATTTTAAGGTGGAGTTCTTGGTAAGGGATATCAATGTGGCTAAACAATATTCAGACATGTCACATCTAGTTGTTCTGTTGCAGCTGGCTTCACCTCCTCATATTTGGTATAGAACTGCTGATGATGATATTGAAGTATCTGTTCCATTTGATATgttagatgatgatgatcctTGGATCCGAACCACAGATTTTACATCTAGTGGGGCAATTGGTAGGTGTAATTGTTACAGAGTTTCAATCCCACCACGCCATGGTGCAGAGTTGGAGAGGACCATGGATTATCTCAGGCAGCGAAGAGTGCAGGAGGAATCCCTTAGACGGCCGTTGAAGATCCTGAACGAAACTGATTTTGGGCTATCCATGTCAGAtcctttcttttgtattcaTGACAAGGAAGGGATATCCTTTGAGATAATGTTCTTGGTGAATGCTGTCATGCACAAAGGCATCTTCAACCAACACCAGTTATCagatgatttttttgatttaataAGAAATCAGTCTGGGGAGGTTAATGTGGCCACTCTGAAGCATGTATACAATTATAGACACCCAGTAGTTGATGCATACAAGAGGTTGAAGATCATTCAAGAATCTTTCCTGAAAAATCCCAAGCTTTTAAGGTCCCGTCAGCAGTTGGAAGACCTAGCTGAAATCAGGAGATTGGTTATAACTCCGACTAAGGCTTATTGCCTCCCGCCAGAAGTTGAAGTCTCCAACAGggttttaagaaaatataaacatGTTTCTGATCGTTTTCTGAGGGTTACCTTCACAGATGAAGGCATGCAGAAACTTAATGCGAATGTTATGACGTATTACGTGGCTTCTATTGTAAGAGACATCACATCCAATTCTTTTCCTCAGAAAACTAGAGTCTTTAAAAGGGTGAGGAGTATTCTGACTGATGGATTTTACTTATGTGGTCGAAAATACTCTTTTTTGGCATTCTCAGCCAATCAATTAAGGGATCGTTCTGCTTGGTTTTTTGCTGAAGACGAGAAGTTGAGCGTGGCGGACATAAAAAATTGGATGGGGCGTTTCACTAATAGGAATATTGCAAAATGTGCTGCCAGGATGGGTCAATGCTTTTCCTCTACTTATGCAACAGTAGAAGTCCCATTAACTGAGGTTAATATAGAGCTGCCAGATATTGAGAGGAATGGCTATGTTTTCTCTGATGGCATTGGTAGGATCACTCCAGATCTAGCAAAGGAAGTTGCAGACAAACTGAAATTGAGCACAGATGCACCCAGTGCTTATCAGATTCGATATGCTGGTTGCAAAGGGGTCGTGGCATGTTGGCCAGCACAAGATGATGGAATACGATTGTCTTTAAGGCCTAGTATGAACAAGTTCCACTCAAAACATACCATACTGGAAATCTGTGCATGGACTAGGTTTCAGCCTGGTTTCTTAAACAGGCAGATAGTAACCTTGCTTTCAACCTTAGATGTTCCGGATGAAATATTTTGGAACATGCAGGACCAGATGATTTCCAAACTAAACAGAATACTTGATGACACTGATGTGGCATTTGATGTTCTCATTGCGTCCTGCGCTGAGCAAGGGAATACTGCTGCATTAATGTTGAGTGCAGGGTTCAAGCCTCAGACAGAACCACATTTACAGAAAATGCTAATTTCAATAAGAGCTGCGCAGCTTTGGGGACTTAGGGAAAAGGCTCGGATCTTTGTACCCCGTGGGAGGTGGTTGATGGGTTGCCTGGATGAACTGGGAGTGCTTGAACAGGGCCAGTGCTTCATCCAAGTCTCCACTCCATCACTTGAGAACTGTTTCTTGAAGCATGGTTCGAAATTTAGTGAAACCAAGACAAATCTGCAAGTGGTTGAAGGTTTTGTGGTGATAGCTAAGAATCCTTGTCTGCACCCTGGAGATATAAGGATTCTGGAAGCTGTTGATGCCCCCGGACTACACCATTTACATGATTGTCTTATTTTTCCTCAGAAAGGCGACAGACCTCACACAAATGAGGCTTCTGGAAGTGACCTCGATGGGGATCTCTATTTTGTCACATGGGACGAAAAGCTTGTTCCTCCCAGTAGGAGGAGCTGGACACCAATGCAATATGATTCAGCAAAGCCTAAGCAAGAGGGACGCCCAGTCCGTCATCAG GACATAATAGAATTTTTTGCAAAAAATATGATGGATGAGAATCTCGGGACTATTTGCAATGCGCACGTGGTTCATGCTGACCGCAGTGAGTACGGGGCTTTAGATGAAAAGTGCTTAAAGCTGGCGGAGTTAGCAGCCATAGCTGTTGATTTTCCTAAGACTGGAAAGATTGTTACCATGCCTTCCCATCTGAAACCAAAACTGTATCCTGATTTTATGGGAAAGGAGGAATTTCTATCATATGAGTCGACCAAAATTTTGGGAAGACTCTATCGCAACATCATAGATGCTTATGATGAAGATGCAACATCCTCAAAGCTTAATTCTATCGCTGGAGACATCCCTTATGATTCAGATCTGGAAGTTTCAGAAGCTGCTGATTTCATTTCTGATGCATGGGAGAAGAAGTGTTCTTATGATGGTCAGCTCAATGGTCTCCTGGGACAGTACAAGGTGAAGAGTGAAGAAGAGGTTGTGACTGGATTCATTTGGTCCATGCCAAATTATAACAGCAGGAAGCAAGGGGATCTTACAGAGAAGCTCAAACATTCTTATACTGCCCTGAAGAAGGAATTTAGGCAAGAATTTGAGAAAATAAACTTGGGTTTTGAGCAACTTAGTGATGAACAAAAGAACATACTCTACGAACAAAAGGCATCAGCGTGGTACCAGGTGACTTACCACCCTGAATGGGTGAAGAAGACGATGGAGATGCATGACCCAGATGATGGTGAGACTGCACTGATGTTAAGCTTTGCCTGGATAGCAGTAGATTACCTTGCTCGCCTCAAGATAAAGCACCGAGATATGGCAAGTGTTGACACTGCTAATAAGCCAATTAACTCCCTTGTAAAGTATCTCGCTGATAAAATATGA
- the LOC120007971 gene encoding uncharacterized protein LOC120007971 isoform X2, producing MDIISAGIAEVHKMNYSHEANAKLEELICQAENAKAARNQSYTGLTELKAEIEKDPVLFIFFFVVLFVGCGILIPWVAAVLSLTASSGICIRRCVLWIYPLKSCLPISPQSPVKLMINILESVECLWLHGIRAVSP from the exons ATGGACATTATTAGTGCTGGAATCGCTGAAGTGCATAAGATGAACTATTCCCACGAAGCAAATGCTAAACTGGAGGAATTGATTTGCCAAGCAGAGAATGCAAAGGCTGCCCGAAACCAATCTTATACG GGATTAACAGAATTGAAAGCCGAAATTGAAAAAGATCCCGTGCTCTTCATATTCTTTTTCGTGGTTTTGTTTGTGGGATGTGGAATTCTCATTCCATGGGTTGCAGCAGTGCTCTCTCTCACTGCTTCCTCTGGCATATGTATTCGTCGTTGTGTGCTTTggatttatccattgaaatcatgCTTACCCATTTCACCACAATCACCGGTTAAGCTTATGATCAATATTCTTGAATCAGTTGAATGCCTCTG GTTGCATGGCATACGAGCAGTGAGCCCTTAG
- the LOC120007679 gene encoding uncharacterized protein LOC120007679 yields MNGSDITTRWKNLKVWLGFNGIGCCGASWSPRTPTMTIIENPVSVDDEDDHPVTTDFGQIPVQRSSSSGATNTNTTSSGMNLAMALAVERNLRVDNVGPRITGPVKTLMRLIEETEGVDWGNGKGGRSSDWVCCVCMERNKGAAFIPCGHTFCRICSRDLWAKRKTCPICNRLIIQVLDIF; encoded by the coding sequence ATGAACGGATCAGATATAACCACAAGGTGGAAGAATTTGAAAGTGTGGTTAGGATTTAACGGTATTGGCTGTTGTGGGGCCTCATGGAGTCCCAGAACTCCCACCATGACCATCATCGAGAACCCAGTCAGTGTCGATGATGAAGACGATCATCCGGTGACCACCGATTTTGGCCAGATTCCGGTGCAGCGAAGCAGTAGTAGTGGTGCTACGAATACGAATACTACGTCGTCTGGGATGAACCTGGCAATGGCATTAGCGGTGGAGCGCAATTTACGGGTGGACAATGTGGGTCCCAGAATAACAGGGCCAGTGAAGACGTTAATGAGATTGATTGAAGAAACGGAGGGTGTGGATTGGGGGAATGGAAAGGGTGGAAGGAGTAGTGATTGGGTGTGCTGCGTGTGCATGGAGAGAAATAAAGGCGCGGCGTTTATACCATGTGGACATACCTTTTGCAGGATTTGTTCCAGAGATTTGTGGGCCAAGAGAAAGACTTGTCCGATTTGCAACCGTTTGATTATACAAGTCCTTGATATCTTTTAG
- the LOC120007971 gene encoding uncharacterized protein LOC120007971 isoform X1: MFFSCNNVIDKEWEWERRMDIISAGIAEVHKMNYSHEANAKLEELICQAENAKAARNQSYTGLTELKAEIEKDPVLFIFFFVVLFVGCGILIPWVAAVLSLTASSGICIRRCVLWIYPLKSCLPISPQSPVKLMINILESVECLWLHGIRAVSP, encoded by the exons ATGTTTTTTTCCTGCAATAATGTGATTGATAAGGAATGGGAGTGGGAGCGTAGAATGGACATTATTAGTGCTGGAATCGCTGAAGTGCATAAGATGAACTATTCCCACGAAGCAAATGCTAAACTGGAGGAATTGATTTGCCAAGCAGAGAATGCAAAGGCTGCCCGAAACCAATCTTATACG GGATTAACAGAATTGAAAGCCGAAATTGAAAAAGATCCCGTGCTCTTCATATTCTTTTTCGTGGTTTTGTTTGTGGGATGTGGAATTCTCATTCCATGGGTTGCAGCAGTGCTCTCTCTCACTGCTTCCTCTGGCATATGTATTCGTCGTTGTGTGCTTTggatttatccattgaaatcatgCTTACCCATTTCACCACAATCACCGGTTAAGCTTATGATCAATATTCTTGAATCAGTTGAATGCCTCTG GTTGCATGGCATACGAGCAGTGAGCCCTTAG